In Nocardia sp. NBC_00403, one DNA window encodes the following:
- a CDS encoding oxygenase MpaB family protein yields the protein MTAPLRNDGHGSDPDRARSSVPPFTPKTIGAHLDGIAAFLGGTANVIMQLSLRPVGRGVLESTVDSGKVTLHPIKRLRTTLSYLAVALMGTDEERARYRAAIDESHRPVRSGASSPVAYNAFDPTLQLWVAASLYWGIDDLYTRMRGPMDPDTAEAFYQYCARLGTTLQLRPEMWPANRSAFQKYWDENLATRSIEPELRDYFNDLIDLKMMPRPVQRSFAGLQRFLVAGLLPQHLRDEMHLTWSDRDQRRFDRLLRGISAVQTRLPKPARLFPLNIYLYDLRRRMRRGTPLV from the coding sequence ATGACCGCCCCCTTGCGCAACGACGGCCACGGGTCGGACCCGGATCGCGCCCGATCGTCGGTTCCGCCATTCACTCCAAAGACCATCGGCGCACACCTGGACGGCATCGCCGCCTTTCTCGGCGGCACCGCCAACGTGATCATGCAGCTGAGCCTGCGCCCCGTCGGGCGCGGCGTACTGGAGAGCACGGTCGACAGCGGCAAGGTCACGCTGCACCCGATCAAACGCCTGCGCACCACCCTGAGCTATCTCGCCGTCGCACTCATGGGCACCGACGAGGAACGCGCACGCTATCGGGCCGCAATCGACGAATCGCATCGACCGGTCCGGTCGGGCGCGTCGAGCCCGGTGGCATACAACGCCTTCGACCCGACGCTGCAACTCTGGGTGGCCGCCAGCCTCTACTGGGGCATCGACGATCTCTACACGCGCATGCGCGGGCCGATGGATCCCGACACCGCCGAGGCGTTCTATCAATACTGCGCCCGACTCGGCACCACGCTGCAGCTGCGGCCGGAAATGTGGCCGGCCAACCGCTCGGCATTTCAGAAGTACTGGGACGAGAACCTGGCCACCCGCTCGATCGAGCCCGAGCTGCGCGACTATTTCAACGACCTGATCGATCTGAAGATGATGCCGCGACCGGTTCAGCGCAGCTTCGCCGGACTGCAGCGCTTCCTCGTCGCGGGCCTGCTACCGCAGCACCTGCGCGACGAGATGCACCTGACCTGGTCCGACCGTGATCAGCGCCGATTCGACCGGTTGCTGCGGGGGATCTCGGCGGTACAGACCCGACTGCCGAAGCCGGCACGGCTGTTCCCACTGAACATCTACCTCTACGACCTGCGCAGACGGATGCGCCGAGGCACACCACTGGTATGA
- a CDS encoding oxygenase MpaB family protein, translating into MTAPLPATTPEPALRCRYGTADDFAVDEMWSGVAAFLGGTANVIMQLSLKPVAYGVMDSTVETGRVDLHPWKRLRTTLTYLAVAMMGTEEDRAVYREAVNQSHRPIHSEPGAAVEYNAFDPKLQLWVAACLYWGVVDLEERLHGPMDEDTAEVFYQYAARFGTTLQMRREMWPADRKAFAEYWNTNLATKTIDARTRAYFDHLIDLKMAPRPLRVFAPFQRFVVTALLPPQLRDQMRMTWTARHNRLAVALLGAIGAVHGRLPKQARLFPMNAFLYDMRRRHRLGKPLL; encoded by the coding sequence ATGACCGCGCCCCTTCCCGCAACGACGCCCGAACCGGCCCTGCGCTGCCGCTACGGCACGGCCGACGACTTCGCCGTCGACGAGATGTGGAGCGGCGTCGCGGCCTTTCTCGGGGGCACCGCAAACGTCATCATGCAGCTGAGCCTGAAGCCCGTCGCCTACGGCGTCATGGACAGCACGGTCGAGACCGGCCGGGTCGATCTGCACCCATGGAAGCGACTGCGCACCACGCTCACCTATCTGGCGGTCGCGATGATGGGTACCGAGGAGGACCGCGCGGTTTATCGAGAGGCCGTCAACCAGTCGCACCGCCCGATCCACTCCGAGCCGGGCGCGGCGGTCGAATACAACGCCTTCGACCCGAAACTGCAGCTGTGGGTGGCCGCCTGCCTCTACTGGGGCGTCGTCGATCTCGAGGAACGACTGCACGGCCCGATGGACGAGGACACCGCGGAGGTGTTCTATCAGTACGCCGCCCGGTTCGGGACCACGCTGCAGATGCGCAGGGAGATGTGGCCCGCCGACCGAAAGGCGTTCGCGGAGTACTGGAACACCAATCTGGCAACCAAGACCATCGACGCACGCACCCGCGCCTATTTCGACCATCTCATCGACCTGAAGATGGCCCCCCGGCCGCTGCGGGTCTTCGCACCGTTCCAGCGGTTCGTGGTCACCGCCCTACTGCCACCGCAGCTGCGCGACCAGATGCGCATGACCTGGACCGCACGGCACAACCGGCTCGCGGTCGCGCTGCTGGGCGCCATCGGGGCCGTACACGGCCGACTTCCGAAGCAGGCCAGGCTCTTTCCGATGAATGCCTTTCTCTATGACATGCGCAGGCGGCATCGTCTCGGTAAGCCGCTGCTCTGA
- a CDS encoding proline dehydrogenase family protein, whose product MNPLRPAILAVAGSPRMKRMLTGIPVTANIVRRFVTGETRDELIPVVRGLLGSGRMISVDFLGENTTDRAQADATLAEYLSLINDLAVLDDGRSGGAAARIEVSVKLSALGQALPDDGPATATENLRILCAKAVQAGVWVTVDAEDHTTTDATLATVHAVRAEFPWLGAVLQAYLYRTEADCRELSGAEVRIRLCKGAYREPRAVAFQRASEVTDSYLRCLDTLMRGAGYPMVASHDPVLITAAQQLAAETGRGTGRFEQQMLYGIRDAEQRRLAAAGTAMRVYVPYGDQWYGYLTRRLAERPANLAFFLRALAGDS is encoded by the coding sequence ATGAATCCGCTGCGGCCTGCCATTCTCGCCGTGGCGGGGTCGCCGCGGATGAAGCGAATGCTCACCGGGATTCCCGTCACGGCGAACATCGTGCGTCGGTTCGTGACCGGGGAAACCCGCGACGAGCTGATCCCGGTGGTGCGGGGACTACTGGGCAGTGGTCGGATGATCAGTGTCGACTTCCTCGGTGAGAACACCACCGACCGTGCTCAGGCGGATGCCACGCTCGCGGAATATCTTTCGTTGATCAATGATCTCGCGGTCTTGGACGACGGCCGCAGCGGCGGCGCGGCCGCGCGGATCGAGGTTTCGGTGAAACTGTCCGCGCTCGGTCAGGCGTTGCCGGACGACGGACCCGCGACCGCCACCGAAAATCTGCGCATCCTGTGTGCCAAGGCCGTGCAGGCGGGCGTGTGGGTCACCGTCGACGCCGAGGACCACACCACCACCGATGCGACCTTGGCGACAGTACATGCCGTGCGTGCCGAATTTCCCTGGCTCGGAGCGGTATTGCAGGCCTACCTGTACCGCACCGAGGCCGACTGCCGGGAGCTGTCGGGTGCCGAGGTGCGAATCCGGCTGTGCAAGGGCGCTTATCGTGAACCGCGTGCCGTCGCCTTCCAACGCGCTTCCGAGGTCACCGACTCCTACCTACGCTGCCTCGACACCTTGATGCGCGGCGCCGGTTACCCGATGGTGGCTTCACACGATCCGGTGCTCATCACCGCTGCCCAGCAGCTCGCTGCCGAAACCGGTCGGGGCACAGGCCGATTCGAGCAGCAGATGCTGTACGGCATTCGCGACGCCGAGCAGCGGCGGTTGGCCGCCGCGGGCACCGCGATGCGGGTGTATGTGCCCTATGGCGACCAGTGGTACGGCTATCTCACCCGCCGCCTTGCCGAGCGTCCGGCGAACCTGGCGTTCTTCCTCCGCGCGCTGGCCGGTGATTCCTGA
- the pruA gene encoding L-glutamate gamma-semialdehyde dehydrogenase: MDAVTVVPTPGNEPVHSYAPGSRERESLVAELAEISADSVDVPLVIGGKHRPGIGQRHPIVAPHRHRQVLGTYTDTTHSEARGAIEAAMAAAPGWRRLPFDERAAIFLRAADLLAGPWRETVAAATMLGQSKTVQQAEIDAPCELVDFWRFNVAFARGILQQQPESSAGVWNRLDYRPLEGFVYAITPFNFTAIAGNLPTAPALMGNTVVWKPSSAQTLSAFYTMRLLEAAGLPPGVINMLTGSGVELSEVALADPRLAGIHFTGSTKTFQHLWGQVGANIGRYHGYPRLVGETGGKDFIVAHPSADPEALRTALIRGAYEYQGQKCSAASRAYIARSVWRMMGDDFLTLTRELTYGDVTDLSNFGGALIDRRAYDKNVAAIERARAAGIAIPAGGAYDDSEGWFVRPTVLLVDDPRDESFATEYFGPILSVHVYDDTEPGAYPAILAEVESAAPYALTGAVFAQDRHAIEQASAALRFAAGNFYVNDKPTGAVVGQQPFGGARASGTDDKAGSPLNLLRWVSPRTVKETFVPPTDYRYPHMEEA, encoded by the coding sequence ATGGACGCTGTCACGGTTGTCCCCACCCCCGGCAATGAGCCGGTGCATTCCTACGCACCGGGTAGTCGTGAGCGGGAGTCGCTGGTTGCCGAACTCGCCGAGATCTCCGCGGACTCCGTGGATGTGCCGCTGGTGATCGGGGGTAAACATCGACCTGGCATCGGGCAGCGGCACCCGATCGTCGCGCCGCATCGACACCGCCAGGTGCTGGGGACCTATACCGATACCACTCACTCCGAAGCGCGCGGTGCGATCGAAGCGGCAATGGCCGCCGCGCCCGGCTGGCGCAGGTTGCCGTTCGACGAGCGGGCCGCCATCTTCCTGCGAGCCGCCGATCTGCTCGCGGGGCCGTGGCGGGAAACCGTCGCCGCCGCGACCATGCTCGGTCAGTCGAAGACGGTCCAGCAGGCCGAGATCGACGCGCCGTGCGAACTGGTCGACTTCTGGCGGTTCAATGTGGCATTCGCGCGCGGGATTCTGCAGCAGCAGCCGGAGTCGAGTGCGGGGGTGTGGAATCGGCTCGACTACCGGCCGCTGGAAGGTTTCGTCTACGCGATAACCCCGTTCAATTTCACCGCGATCGCCGGGAATCTGCCGACCGCGCCCGCGCTGATGGGCAATACCGTGGTGTGGAAACCGTCGTCGGCGCAGACACTGTCGGCGTTCTACACGATGCGGCTGCTCGAGGCGGCGGGCCTGCCGCCTGGGGTGATCAATATGCTGACCGGCAGCGGCGTCGAGCTCTCCGAAGTGGCGCTGGCCGATCCGCGGCTGGCCGGCATCCACTTCACCGGATCCACCAAGACCTTTCAGCACCTGTGGGGACAGGTGGGCGCCAATATCGGCCGTTACCACGGGTATCCGCGGCTGGTCGGTGAGACCGGCGGCAAGGACTTCATCGTCGCGCACCCGTCTGCCGATCCGGAGGCATTGCGCACCGCGCTGATTCGAGGTGCCTACGAGTATCAGGGACAGAAGTGTTCGGCCGCCTCACGCGCGTATATCGCCCGATCCGTGTGGCGCATGATGGGTGACGACTTCCTGACGCTGACCAGGGAACTGACCTACGGCGATGTGACCGACCTGTCGAACTTCGGTGGCGCGCTGATCGATCGACGCGCCTATGACAAGAACGTGGCCGCCATCGAGCGAGCACGGGCGGCAGGGATCGCCATCCCGGCGGGCGGTGCATACGACGACAGTGAAGGGTGGTTCGTGCGGCCGACGGTGCTGCTGGTGGACGATCCGCGCGACGAGTCGTTCGCCACCGAATATTTCGGGCCGATCCTGTCGGTGCATGTCTACGACGACACCGAACCCGGGGCTTATCCGGCCATCCTCGCCGAGGTGGAATCGGCTGCGCCCTACGCGCTGACCGGTGCGGTGTTCGCCCAGGACCGGCACGCCATCGAACAGGCCTCCGCCGCACTGCGATTCGCGGCGGGCAATTTCTATGTCAATGACAAGCCCACTGGTGCGGTGGTCGGCCAGCAGCCCTTCGGTGGCGCCCGCGCCTCCGGCACCGACGACAAGGCCGGGTCGCCACTGAACCTGCTGCGGTGGGTGTCGCCGCGCACCGTCAAGGAGACCTTCGTGCCGCCGACGGACTATAGGTACCCGCACATGGAGGAGGCGTAG
- a CDS encoding serine/threonine-protein kinase, which produces MQRAGLVAGELFAGYRIERVLGRGGMGTVYLAAHPRLPRQIALKLLSRELYADEEVRARFEREADVAARLDHPNVVSVFDRGAEDHQLWISMQYVDGSDAAAFRGASLDPRRALHILGQTADALDHAHESGVLHRDVKPANILLTAARTGGDRVLLTDFGIARLRDDAHQLTRTGEFLATLAYAAPEQLSGQPVDHRADQYALGCTLFALLTGEAPFAATNPGAVVAAHLTSPVPQASRVAAHLPSAIDAVIARAMAKDPRDRFGDCTEFAEAAYAAVTGVRPSNGPRSVEVMSSARAVASVVTPTYATPQTPDISPAAPQSPQALPQPPHTMPQTPRAATQTTHALAHTPPPAPQTAPTLRAYTPPHPDVPQGHLAPQSLAADPPSSGGQHERDRQRRTVSSRWRALAVALLVLAVVAIVGVAGAAAVYWKYVRPHRLPAPPVWGAEQSIVQAFPQLIPPNPNGTAWRGARCSAVAVPTAEPGDPVPLRQITCTHQDGLIVWFSEYASGDAVGAYLAAKTTQVGARPIEDHASVLVFRPLDAAAPFTLAARARGTKFPDTVSVEVSWPNHTFEQASEQWWERAPF; this is translated from the coding sequence ATGCAGAGGGCGGGACTCGTCGCCGGTGAGCTGTTCGCCGGCTACCGAATCGAACGTGTGCTCGGCCGTGGCGGAATGGGGACGGTGTATCTGGCGGCGCACCCTCGGTTGCCGCGGCAGATCGCCCTCAAGCTGCTCAGCCGGGAGCTGTATGCCGACGAGGAGGTCAGAGCGCGGTTCGAGCGGGAGGCCGATGTGGCAGCGCGGCTCGATCATCCGAATGTGGTGTCGGTTTTCGACCGCGGCGCCGAGGACCATCAGCTGTGGATCTCGATGCAGTATGTCGACGGCAGCGATGCCGCGGCGTTCCGAGGCGCGTCACTGGATCCGCGGCGAGCGCTGCACATCCTCGGGCAGACCGCGGACGCCCTCGACCATGCGCACGAATCCGGTGTCCTGCACCGCGATGTGAAGCCGGCGAACATTCTGTTGACCGCCGCGCGCACCGGCGGTGACCGGGTGTTGCTGACGGACTTCGGCATCGCTCGACTCCGCGACGACGCGCACCAGCTGACCCGCACCGGGGAGTTCCTTGCGACGCTGGCTTACGCCGCCCCGGAACAGCTTTCGGGGCAGCCGGTCGATCATCGAGCCGATCAATACGCACTCGGATGCACTCTGTTCGCCCTACTCACCGGCGAAGCGCCTTTTGCCGCAACCAATCCCGGTGCCGTAGTCGCCGCGCACCTGACCAGCCCGGTGCCGCAGGCGAGCCGAGTCGCGGCGCATCTTCCCAGCGCGATCGATGCGGTGATCGCCCGCGCGATGGCCAAGGATCCACGGGATCGGTTCGGTGATTGCACCGAGTTCGCCGAGGCGGCCTATGCGGCGGTGACCGGTGTCCGTCCGTCGAACGGACCGCGCAGTGTCGAGGTGATGTCGTCCGCGAGAGCTGTGGCGTCGGTTGTGACTCCGACCTATGCGACGCCGCAAACGCCGGACATTTCGCCGGCCGCGCCGCAGTCTCCGCAGGCGCTGCCACAGCCTCCGCACACGATGCCGCAAACTCCGCGAGCCGCGACGCAGACTACGCATGCGTTGGCGCACACTCCGCCTCCGGCGCCACAGACCGCACCGACGCTTCGGGCATACACACCGCCGCATCCTGATGTGCCACAAGGGCACCTCGCACCCCAGTCGCTCGCGGCAGACCCGCCGTCGTCTGGTGGGCAGCATGAGCGGGACCGGCAGCGGCGAACAGTGTCCTCGCGTTGGCGTGCGCTGGCCGTAGCGCTGTTGGTGCTGGCCGTAGTCGCCATCGTCGGCGTGGCCGGCGCCGCGGCTGTCTACTGGAAGTACGTGCGCCCGCACCGGTTGCCCGCGCCGCCGGTGTGGGGTGCCGAGCAGTCCATCGTGCAGGCATTCCCCCAGCTGATACCGCCGAACCCGAATGGAACGGCCTGGCGGGGTGCGCGCTGTTCCGCGGTGGCAGTGCCCACTGCCGAACCGGGTGATCCGGTCCCGCTGCGGCAGATCACCTGCACCCACCAGGACGGACTGATCGTGTGGTTCTCCGAATACGCGAGCGGCGATGCGGTCGGCGCCTACCTCGCCGCCAAGACGACGCAGGTCGGTGCGCGGCCGATCGAGGACCACGCCAGTGTGCTGGTGTTCCGGCCGCTCGATGCCGCGGCCCCGTTCACCTTGGCCGCGCGGGCGCGGGGCACGAAGTTTCCCGACACGGTGTCGGTGGAGGTCTCCTGGCCGAACCACACCTTCGAGCAGGCCAGCGAACAGTGGTGGGAGCGGGCGCCGTTCTGA
- the dapC gene encoding succinyldiaminopimelate transaminase produces MSSRGRVSSLLPDFPWDTIASVKAKAAAYPGGIVDLSVGTPVDPVDPLIRAALSSVAEVPGYPTTHGTLELRTAAVDALKRRFGITGIDPAAVLPAIGTKELIAGLPRLLGLGGDDLVVIPEVAYPTYEVGALLAGAQIARADGLTQLGPQSPALIYVNSPSNPTGRVLGVEHLRKVVAYARERGAIVASDECYLGLTWEGRAVSLLDHEVCDGDHTGLLAIHSLSKTSNLASYRAGFVAGDPALVAELLEVRKHSGMMVPFPIQAAMTAALGDDTHEAQQRERYRARRAVLRNALLAAGFRIDHSEAGLYLWSTRGESCRATLDWLADRGILAAPGDFYGPSGAEHVRIALTATDERVAAAAQRLAA; encoded by the coding sequence GTGTCATCGCGTGGCCGGGTCAGCAGTCTGCTGCCGGATTTCCCTTGGGACACCATTGCTTCGGTAAAAGCGAAGGCGGCGGCGTATCCCGGCGGGATCGTCGACCTTTCGGTCGGAACTCCGGTCGATCCGGTCGACCCGCTGATCCGCGCCGCGCTGAGCTCGGTGGCCGAGGTCCCCGGCTACCCGACCACCCACGGCACGCTCGAGCTGCGCACCGCCGCGGTCGATGCACTCAAACGACGCTTCGGCATCACCGGCATCGATCCGGCGGCCGTGCTGCCCGCGATCGGCACCAAGGAATTGATCGCGGGACTGCCGCGGCTGCTCGGTCTCGGTGGCGACGATCTCGTCGTTATTCCGGAGGTCGCCTACCCGACCTATGAGGTGGGTGCGCTGCTGGCCGGTGCGCAGATCGCCCGGGCGGACGGGCTGACGCAGCTCGGCCCGCAATCACCCGCGCTGATCTATGTGAACTCACCGTCGAATCCGACCGGACGCGTGCTCGGCGTCGAGCACCTGCGCAAGGTGGTGGCCTATGCCCGCGAGCGCGGTGCGATCGTGGCCTCCGACGAGTGCTACCTCGGTCTGACCTGGGAGGGCCGGGCGGTGTCCCTGCTCGACCACGAGGTGTGCGACGGCGACCACACCGGCTTGCTCGCCATCCACTCGTTGTCGAAGACCTCGAACCTGGCCAGTTACCGCGCCGGTTTCGTGGCGGGCGATCCCGCACTGGTCGCCGAACTGCTCGAGGTGCGCAAGCATTCGGGCATGATGGTCCCCTTCCCGATCCAAGCGGCGATGACCGCCGCACTCGGTGACGACACCCACGAGGCGCAGCAGCGCGAGCGCTACCGCGCACGGCGTGCGGTATTGCGGAATGCCTTGCTGGCGGCGGGTTTCCGTATCGATCACTCGGAGGCGGGTCTGTACCTGTGGTCGACTCGCGGTGAATCGTGCCGCGCCACCCTGGACTGGTTGGCCGACCGTGGCATCCTCGCCGCACCCGGCGACTTCTACGGACCCTCCGGGGCCGAACACGTGCGGATCGCGCTCACCGCTACCGACGAGCGGGTCGCCGCGGCGGCGCAGCGACTGGCTGCCTGA
- the fdxA gene encoding ferredoxin has product MPYIIAEPCVDVKDKACIEECPVDCIYEGGRMLYIHPDECVDCGACEPVCPVEAIFYEDDTPDQWVGYVNANVDFFDELGSPGGATKVGKVDYDPAFIKELPPMASE; this is encoded by the coding sequence GTGCCGTACATCATCGCTGAACCGTGCGTTGACGTGAAGGACAAGGCATGCATCGAGGAATGCCCCGTGGATTGCATCTACGAGGGTGGTCGCATGCTGTACATCCATCCCGACGAGTGCGTGGACTGTGGTGCATGTGAACCGGTGTGCCCGGTGGAGGCGATCTTCTACGAAGACGACACTCCGGACCAGTGGGTCGGCTACGTGAACGCCAACGTCGACTTCTTCGACGAGCTCGGTTCGCCCGGGGGTGCGACGAAGGTCGGCAAGGTGGATTACGACCCGGCGTTCATCAAAGAACTGCCCCCCATGGCGAGTGAGTGA
- the cofH gene encoding 5-amino-6-(D-ribitylamino)uracil--L-tyrosine 4-hydroxyphenyl transferase CofH has product MIEGVIELATPSVPPAPPTPSAMRRALRRARDGVTLNVDEAAVLLHARGADLVDLSRSAARVRDAGLESAGRPKTISYSRNVFIPLTRLCRDKCHYCTFVTVPGKLRAEGKGMFLEPDEVLDIARQGAALGCKEALFTLGDRPEDRWPEAAQWLDERGYDSTLDYLRAVSIMVLEETGLLPHLNPGVMSWEEISRLKPVAQSMGMMLETTSTRLFTEKGQCHYGSPDKDPAVRLRAITDAGRLSVPYTTGILVGIGETLSERAESIMAIRKQHKAFGHIQEVIIQNFRAKDDTAMRDVPDAGFEEFRATIAVTRLLLGPDVPVQAPPNLVSHEECLALIDAGIDDWGGVSPVTPDHVNPERPWPNLDTLREITEAAGYQLVERTSAHPKYVRAGNPWVDPRIGAHVAALTDPATGLAKPDAMPVGLPWQEPDESWESAGRVDLNTSIDTDGRITESRSDSALGGGVSEGPGGGSPRNHEGTREGRGSDTDVVGAFGDWDTIREQARDLAVTAPERLDSEVLAALRSAEHDPAGLTDAEYLALATAEGPALEAVAALADQLRRDVNGDEVTYVVNRNINFTNICYTGCRFCAFAQRKGDADAFTLSMDEVADRAWEAHVDGATEICMQGGIDPELPVTGYADLVRAIKQRVPSMHVHAFSPMEIVNGASRGGQSIRDWLVALKEAGLDTIPGTAAEILDDEVRWVLTKGKLPTSAWIEVITTAHQVGLRSSSTMMYGHVDNPKHWVGHLRVLRGIQDETGGFTEFVLLPFVHQSSPLYLAGAARPGPTIRDNRAAHALARIMLHGRIDNIQTSWVKLGTAGTRMMLNGGANDLGGTLMEETISRMAGSQHGSAKTVAELTEIAEGIGRPVRERTTTYGVPQHKMSVLPLSVG; this is encoded by the coding sequence ATGATCGAGGGCGTGATCGAGCTAGCGACCCCGAGTGTCCCGCCCGCACCGCCAACGCCGTCGGCCATGCGCCGCGCGCTGCGGCGGGCTCGCGACGGCGTGACGCTCAATGTCGACGAAGCCGCTGTGCTGTTGCACGCGCGCGGCGCGGACCTGGTCGATCTGAGCCGGAGTGCGGCCAGGGTTCGCGACGCCGGGCTGGAGTCGGCGGGTCGGCCGAAGACCATCAGCTATTCGCGCAACGTGTTCATTCCGCTGACCCGGTTGTGTCGGGACAAGTGTCACTACTGCACCTTCGTCACCGTGCCCGGCAAGCTGCGCGCCGAGGGCAAGGGCATGTTCCTGGAGCCCGACGAGGTTCTCGACATCGCTCGCCAGGGTGCTGCGCTCGGTTGCAAAGAGGCGTTGTTCACCCTCGGTGATCGTCCGGAAGACCGCTGGCCGGAGGCCGCGCAGTGGCTCGATGAGCGCGGCTACGACTCCACCCTGGACTATCTGCGCGCCGTATCGATCATGGTGCTGGAGGAGACCGGGCTGCTGCCGCATCTGAACCCCGGCGTCATGTCGTGGGAGGAAATCTCCAGGCTCAAGCCGGTCGCGCAGTCGATGGGCATGATGCTGGAGACCACCTCCACCCGGCTGTTCACCGAAAAAGGCCAGTGCCACTACGGAAGTCCGGACAAAGATCCCGCCGTCCGGCTGCGCGCCATCACCGATGCGGGCAGGCTCTCGGTGCCCTACACCACCGGCATCCTGGTCGGCATCGGCGAGACGCTGTCCGAGCGGGCCGAGTCGATCATGGCGATCCGTAAGCAGCACAAGGCTTTCGGGCACATCCAGGAAGTGATCATCCAGAACTTCCGCGCCAAGGACGACACCGCCATGCGCGATGTCCCCGACGCGGGGTTCGAGGAGTTCCGGGCCACCATCGCGGTGACGCGGCTGCTGCTCGGCCCCGACGTTCCGGTGCAGGCGCCGCCCAATCTGGTGTCGCACGAGGAATGCCTGGCGCTGATCGATGCGGGCATCGACGACTGGGGCGGCGTATCGCCGGTCACCCCGGACCACGTGAACCCGGAGCGGCCGTGGCCGAACCTGGACACCCTGCGCGAGATCACCGAGGCCGCCGGTTACCAGCTCGTCGAACGCACCTCGGCGCACCCGAAGTATGTGCGGGCGGGCAACCCGTGGGTCGACCCGCGCATCGGTGCGCACGTTGCCGCGCTGACCGATCCGGCCACCGGCCTGGCGAAGCCGGATGCGATGCCGGTCGGACTGCCATGGCAGGAGCCGGACGAGTCCTGGGAGTCGGCCGGACGGGTGGATCTGAACACCTCGATCGACACCGACGGGCGTATCACCGAGAGCCGAAGCGATTCCGCGCTCGGCGGCGGCGTGAGCGAGGGGCCCGGAGGCGGCAGCCCGCGCAACCACGAAGGGACCCGTGAAGGCCGCGGATCCGACACCGATGTCGTCGGCGCTTTCGGCGATTGGGACACCATTCGGGAGCAGGCCCGCGATCTCGCGGTCACGGCGCCGGAGCGACTCGATTCCGAGGTGCTCGCCGCGTTGCGTTCGGCGGAGCACGACCCGGCCGGCCTCACCGACGCCGAGTATCTGGCGCTGGCGACCGCCGAGGGACCCGCGCTCGAGGCGGTGGCGGCACTGGCCGATCAGCTGCGCCGTGATGTCAACGGCGACGAGGTCACCTACGTGGTGAACCGGAACATCAACTTCACCAATATCTGCTACACCGGCTGCCGTTTCTGCGCGTTCGCCCAGCGTAAGGGGGATGCCGATGCGTTTACCCTGAGCATGGACGAGGTTGCCGACCGGGCCTGGGAGGCGCACGTCGACGGCGCCACCGAGATCTGCATGCAGGGCGGCATCGACCCCGAACTGCCGGTCACCGGTTATGCCGATCTGGTGCGGGCGATCAAGCAGCGGGTGCCGTCGATGCATGTGCACGCCTTCAGTCCGATGGAGATCGTCAACGGCGCTTCCCGAGGTGGGCAGAGCATTCGTGACTGGCTGGTCGCGCTGAAGGAGGCCGGGCTCGACACCATTCCCGGCACGGCCGCGGAAATCCTCGACGACGAGGTGCGCTGGGTGCTCACCAAGGGCAAACTGCCGACCTCGGCGTGGATCGAGGTGATCACAACCGCCCACCAGGTGGGCCTGCGTTCCAGCTCCACGATGATGTACGGCCACGTCGACAACCCGAAGCACTGGGTCGGGCACCTGCGGGTGCTGCGCGGAATCCAGGACGAGACAGGCGGTTTCACCGAATTCGTGCTGTTGCCCTTCGTGCACCAGAGCTCACCGCTGTACCTGGCGGGTGCGGCGCGGCCGGGACCGACGATTCGGGACAACCGCGCCGCCCACGCATTGGCTCGGATCATGCTGCACGGCCGGATCGATAACATCCAGACCAGCTGGGTGAAACTCGGCACAGCGGGCACCAGAATGATGCTCAACGGTGGGGCGAACGATTTGGGGGGTACGTTGATGGAGGAGACAATCTCTCGCATGGCCGGCTCCCAGCACGGCTCGGCCAAAACGGTCGCGGAACTCACCGAGATCGCCGAAGGCATCGGCCGCCCGGTCCGCGAGCGCACCACCACCTATGGTGTCCCGCAACACAAGATGTCGGTCCTGCCGCTGTCGGTGGGATAG
- a CDS encoding PH domain-containing protein, which yields MSQPRTIMADPAWRPSPKAKLLWTLQAAMAWIIPVVALVVWVLVDSGHRAAQLAVFAVTAVLVLVSIGVVPLWRYAVHRWEVTDEAVYTRVGWLTQESRVAPISRVQTVDTERGPLERLLGLATVTVTTASSAGAVQISALDLPVAEQTVTRLAEIAALHRGDAT from the coding sequence ATGTCGCAGCCGCGCACGATCATGGCCGATCCGGCCTGGCGCCCGAGCCCCAAAGCGAAACTCTTGTGGACCCTCCAGGCCGCGATGGCCTGGATCATTCCGGTGGTCGCTCTGGTCGTCTGGGTGCTCGTCGACTCGGGACACCGCGCGGCACAGCTTGCGGTGTTCGCCGTGACAGCGGTGCTCGTACTGGTCAGCATCGGTGTGGTGCCGCTATGGAGGTATGCGGTGCATCGGTGGGAGGTCACCGACGAGGCCGTCTACACCCGGGTCGGTTGGCTGACCCAGGAGAGCCGGGTCGCGCCGATCTCCAGAGTGCAGACGGTGGACACCGAGCGCGGGCCGTTGGAGCGGCTGCTCGGCCTTGCCACAGTGACTGTGACGACCGCCTCATCGGCGGGAGCGGTGCAGATCTCCGCACTCGACCTGCCGGTGGCCGAGCAGACCGTCACACGGCTGGCCGAAATCGCGGCACTACACCGCGGCGACGCGACATGA